AACGCCAAGAGTTGCTTCGGCTATGTTTTGAACAATTTCACGCGTCGTAACTGCCTGTTCATTTATAGATGTTGATATTGTTTCAATGATCTCTCCTACATCTCCTATGACCTTGGTGATGTCCTCAACTACGTGTTGCGCAGAATTTGTAGAAGCTTGAATCGCCGTGATTCTTTGGCGAATATGGTCGGCGGAATCAGTGGTCTGTCTTGCCAGTTCCTTGATCTCATTGGCCACAACGGCGAATCCCTTGCCAGCCTCTCCGGCCCGAGCAGCTTCAATCGTTGCATTGAGGGCGAGTAAGTTGGTTTGCGAAGAAATTGCGGTGATAGTTTCCGTGACCTTGCCTATGTCTTGAGCTGTCACAACCAGTTGCTGCATTATTTCACTCATGCCTTTGGCTTGGTCCGTGGCGTTAGTGCTGGTGGAATGGGCTTTAACTGAAAAGCCAGCTATATCGCTGATGGTGGAGCTCATTTCCTCTGCCGCTGAAGCCACCGTGGTAAGATTAGCAGATGTCTGTTCCATACTAGCTGCCACTGAAGAAGTATTGGCGCTCATCTCCTCTGCAGCTGCAGATACAGTGGAGGATCGATTGGTCGTGTCCTCGGCCCCGTCGGAAACCTGCGCGGAAAGAGATGCCATTTGCGTGCTGGTATTGGCAAGAGATGCGGCGTTAACTTGAATTTCGACCATCATCTCCTTCAGGTGCTGGACAAAATTATTGAAATATTTTGCTAGCATGCCCAGTTCATCTTTTGCTTCAGGCAGACGGACAGTCAGGTCACCATCTCCTTCAGCAATATCTTTTAGAGATGCGACAACCATATTGATGCGTTTGACGATATTGTAGGAAAAGAAACTCGTGACTACAATGGCGCACACCGTCAGGACTGCCATAAGGCTGAGACTGATGGTTAGGGTGCGAGTCATATTGGCCTGTTCTGCTTCCAGACGTTTACTCAGCTTGGTGCTTTCATCTGTGATGACTTGTTCTATGTCGTCAATTTTTAAACTCATCTGTCGAAAAAATTTTGAGCCAGGAATCTCGAACCCCCCATTTTGCGCCTTCAGCAGCAAGACGCGTAACATGCTTTCCACTTCCTGCCATGGGTCGGATTTTGGCAGATTGCCAAGTTTCTCTGTGGAATCTTGACTCAGGACTAGTGCTGGAGAGCTTAAGCCCACATCAATCTCGCTTTTCAGACGGATGAGCAGTTCAAACTGATCGTTTGTCAACGGTGCATTCAGAGTCAACAAACTTGAGCCATTGGCGCGCAGCTGTCCAGCGCTCTCTTTGGCAACTTCAAGAATCATAAGTGATCCGAGAAGCTTGCCTAGAGCACGCGCGGTCGGGCCATTGGGAATCAGTCCTTGCATTTCAATAAGTTCTTGAATCAACTCCGTGTATTCGGCAATTTGGCGAGGGCGCAGTGCAGGCTGTTTTTCAGAGTAATTCGCACGCAACTGTTTCAGGCGTGTAGCAATTTTGACATGTTTTAGTTTTTCGCTGTCTGGCAAAACGGCCTGTGACAGATTCTGTACAAACGCAGGCAGAGCAGAATCAGTTTTCTGCCGGAATTCTTGGACCTGAATAAACTCTGATCCGCCTGTCATAAATAATGCAGTGCCGCCGCGTTCACGTTGAAGATGCCCGATTAAATTTGAAGTTGCTTGGAAGAGATGAATATTCTTGCCCATTGCGTTGAATATAGAATGGTCTTTAATCACTTGAGATAGATTCACGCCAATAATAATGAAGAATGCGAGTAGCGGGACAAATCCTATTAACAAAATTTTATGCATAATTTTCATATTTTTTCCTTTATAAGAATATATTGAATGTGTATATATACAAGTAATATTCGCCATTATTTCTTTTTAAAAACGAAGTATATTGGTAAGTTTTTCTCTATGAGAATTTGGATTTCAAAATTGAGCATCGGTTTCACTTTTTTTACATACTGTCGCAAGCGCATGCTTCAAGTCGTCCAGATGGACCGGCTTGCTGATATAGTGATCCATGCCGACTGCGAGAAATTTTTCCCGGTCACCAGCCATAGCAAATGAGGTCATGGCAATAATGGGAATGTCAGCTTTTGCTCCGACTCCCGAGTTCCGGATTATTTTCGTAGCCTCAATTCCGTCCATGACCGGCATTTGGATGTCCATGAGGATACAATCGAAATCCTCTGATTTCCATAGTTCAATTGCTTCGAGTCCGTTCTCTGCCGTGGATAAGCGCACTCCTGATTTTTCAAACAGCTTCTCCATGAAAAACTGGCTGGAAAGATCGTCTTCGACCAGCAGGACGTTGGCTGGTGTCAGGTTTTTTAGTGCCTCGTTCGGCTGTACGTTTTTGAATTGGGTAGCCAATTCAGAGCGAGCAAAGGGGAGGATTACATAAGCAGATGTTCCTTCCTCGGGCAATGTGTCAATATTAATATGTCCGCCCATGAGGGCGACTAGGCGTTTGACAATAGCTAGGCCAAGTCCAGCTCCTTGGTTAGCTCTGGTGTAAGTTGAATCGACCTGCACAAATGGCGTGAAAAGATCCTTGAGCCTGTCCTCCGGGATGCCGATACCAGTGTCATGGACACAGAAAGCGATTCGGATTTCGTCGGATCTCGGTGAGTTGATCTGAAAAATTTCAAGGGCGATTGTGCCTTGGCCGGTGAATTTGAAGGCGTTGCCTACTAGGTTGAAAAGGATCTGGCGAATCCTTGCCTCATCCCCAGTGAGGATCTCCGGTGTGCTTGGGTCAATGCGGCATATCAGGGGGACTTTTTTATCTTTGTAAATGACATTAAATAGTTCCGTGACAGACTCTAAAAGATCGCTGACGAGAAACCCTTTTTGTTCGAACTCAAGTCTTCCCGTCTCAATTTTGGAGATGTCTAGGATGTCTGTGAGTAGCCTTGTCAGCCGGTTCGTCGAGCGGACGGCCATGTAAATATATTCTTTCTGCTCCTGATTCAGATCGGTAGTCTGTAGGAGCTGCATCATGCCGTGGATGCCGTTAAGCGGAGTGCGGATCTCATGGCTCATGTTTGCCAAAAATTCGGATTTGGTCTTGGTAGCGGCTTCCGCCCTTTCCTTTTCTTTGATTAGAGCCTGTTCAGTATTTTTTTGAGCATTAATAAGTTCAGTATAGACAATCAAACCGCCTATGGTTCCATCTTCTTCAAACCATGGACGACATTCCCAGCGGGTCCAATCAACTCTTCCGTCCTGGCGAGTAAATGGATCATCTTCTTCGGAGATGACCTCACCACTCAAAACTCTTTGGTGAACATCTTTCCACTTTTGAGGTAATTCTGGAAAAACTTCGTAATGATTTTTTCCAATTATATCTTTTTTTTCAACTTTATAATCTCGAATATATTTATCGCTAACATATATATAGTTCATATTCTTGTCATGAACAGCTATCGCGCTTTTGCTGTGTTCAATAATATATTTCATCAATTCATGAGCATGATCAAGTTTTTTTTGAATATTTATTTTTTTTGTTATATCTCTGCATATACACAGAATAAATTTTTTATTTTCAATAAAAGAGGCACTAGATGATATTTCTACATAAAAAATAGATTTGTCTTTTCTTATATGTTTGGTCGTGAAAAAATCACCTTCAGAAGTGACCTTTTCAATCATATTAAGAGTCGAAATTTTGTCTAATCCCGCCTCCCAATCGCAGACATGGAGATTTTTTACTTCTTCTTGGGTATAGCCTAGCATATTTGCAAATTTTGAATTTGCTTCGTAAACATTGCCATATTCATCCAGTATGACAATTCCATCCCTATGTTGTTCTAAAAGAACTCTGTAAAATAATATTTCGCGCTTGCTTGAATTTTGATCAGATAATTTTTTGTCCATACGTACAATTTTTCCTGACTTTTAAATTTCAAAATCTTGAAATAAAATTTTTTAAAAAGCCCAGTGTTTTGGGATTAGTTTTTATGCATCTCAATGGTAAATTTCAAAAGATTTATCTGTCAGTTACTATAATTTTGTTTGAATTACAAAAAAAAATAACTTGGCGATAAAATAGTAGACAACAAAGGAGACGGAAGATGATCGTAGCGTGACGGGAGGCATTCCATTGAATCTTTAGTTGACTAAATTGATCGGAATTTTGTAGCAAATTTAATGACATTTTTATAAAAAACCATTATTGAGTATAGTTATTTATGCGTATTCCGGTCCAAACTGACCACGGATTCCGGCGGAAACTGACCACCGATTCCACGGGAAACTGACCACGGATTCCACGGCAAACTGACCACCGATTCCGGAACAAACTGACCAGCCCCAACGGCGTCAGACTCGGTGGAAAAATTCGCAGCGGATGCGGCGCTGGATAACTCGGGCATACTCCTTTTCAGGAGGTGCCCATGCCCAATTCGAGGTTATCCATGCGCAAGATCAAAGACGTTTTACGACTGCATTTCGACCGGGACCTGTCCGCACGCCAGATCGGCCTCAGTCTCAAGATCTCACACAACACCGTCTCCGAGTACCTACGCAGGGCTCAGGTTGCCAACCTCAGTTGGCCGTTGCCGCCAAGCCTGTCCGACTCAGAGCTTGAAAACCTGCTCTTTCCATCCCTGCCGCCAAGTTCCGTGAAGCGACCGGAACCGAACTGGGCCGACGTCCACATAGAGCGCAAGCGCCGTTCCGTGACCCTGCTTCTGCTCTGGGATGAGTACAAGGCGCAGCATCCTGACGGCCTGCAATACAGTTGCTTCTGCGCTCGCTACCGAGCCTTCGTGGGCAAACTCAAGCCATCCATGCGCCAGGTCCACGTGGCCGGAGAGAAGGCCTTCATCGACTACGCGGGCCAGACCATCCCCATTCAAGACCCATTCAGCGGCGAGGTTCGTGAGGCCCAAATTTTTGTGGCCGTGCTCGGCGCCAGCAACTTCACCTTTGCCGAGGCCACGTGGACACAGAGCCTGCCGGACTGGATCGGCTCCCATGTCCGTACCTTCACCTTTCTCGGCGGTGTTCCGCATCTGCTTGTCCCCGACAATCTGCGGTCGGGCGTCAATAAGGCCTGCCGCTATGAGCCCGACATCAATCCAACCTACGACGACATGGCGGCCCATTACGGTGCAGCCGTCATCCCGGCCAGAGTGCGCAAACCTAAAGACAAGGCCAAGGTCGAGGTCGCCGTGCAAATCGTGGAGCGCTGGATTCTGGCGAGGTTGCGCAATCGAGTCTTCCTATCCTTGAACGAGGCCAACCGTGCCATCGCCGCCTTGGTGACTGACCTCAACACCCGACCGTTCAAAAAGTTGCCCGGCAACAGGAGAGAGGCTTTCGAAACGCTGGACAAGCCGGCACTCCTGCCGCTGCCGTGCGCCCCTTACGTCTTTGCCGAGTGGAAGCAGGCCACCGTCAACATCGACTACCATGTCGAAGTAGACGGGCATTATTACTCCGTGCCGTGCAGCCTCATCAAAAAACGTATCGACGTCCGGATCACGGCCACCACCGTTGAATGCTTCCACAAGGGCCAACGTGTGGCTGCCCATCCCCGGTCCATGCAGAAAGGACGGCATACGACCGTCATGGAGCACATGCCCAAAAGTCACCAAGAGTACGCGGGCTGGACCCCGGAGCGCCTCGCGCAATGGGCGCTAACGCTCGGCCCCAATGTCTCTGCGTTGACGGAAGCCATCATGGGTTCACGCAAACACCCCGTACAGGGCTACAGATCCTGCCTGGGCGTCATCGGCCTGGCCAAGGAGCACGGATCCGCACGCCTGGACGCGGCCTGTGAGCGGGCGCTGCATCTGGGAGCCCTTTCCCAGAAAAGTCTCAAGTCCATCCTCAAGACCGGCCTGGACCGTCTGCCGTTGCCGATCCACAACGCCGACCAGACTCCCATACCCCACGACAACGTGCGTGGTCCGGAATACTACCGCAAGGAGGCCTCATGCTGAGCCATCCAACCTCGCAGACTCTCAATGCCTTGGGCCTTGGCGGCATGGCCAAGGCTCTGGAGGAACAGCGGGCCATGCACGGCATCGAAGAACTGTGCTTTGAAGAGCGCCTGGCGCTTCTCATCGACCGCGAAAAACTGCACCGCATGAACCGCCGTCTTACGACACGGTTAAAGAAAGCAAAACTCAGGCACGCAGCCTGCTTCGAGGATATCGACCTTCACTCGCCAAGGGGGCTCGACAAGACCTTGGTCATGAGTCTGGGCTCCTGCTCCTGGGTCGGCAAAGGACACAACGTGCTCATCACCGGGGCGACGGGCGTAGGGAAGAGCTTCCTGGCCTGCGCCCTGGCTCACAAGGCCTGTCTGGAAGGCTTCGACGCCTTGTACATGCGCTTGCCTCGACTCATGGAGGATCTACTGATCGCCAAAGCCGACGGTCGGTACGGAAAGCTCATGCGGTCCTTTGCCAAAATCCCTTTGCTCGTGCTCGACGACTGGGGCTTGACCCCGATGACCCCGGCCACATGCAGGGAGCTGCTTGAACTGTTCGAAGACCGCCACGGCAGGCACTCGACCATCGTCACCAGCCAACTGCCAGTGGCAGCCTGGCACGAGTACCTCGCTGATGCGACCGTGGCTGACGCTATCCTCGACCGCCTTGTACACAACGCCTACCAGCTCAACCTCAAAGGAGAATCCATGCGGAAGATGAAATCCATCATTGACCCCAACTGACCAGTTCCCATAGCGTCCCAAAACCAGCGTCGCTTCGCTCCGATTTCCTGGTCAGTTTCAGCCGGAACAGGTGGGCAGTTTGCAGTGGAATCACTGGTCAGTTTGTCCGGAATGCGCAGTTATTTAATGATAAACTTCTACATAAAAAGCAAAATTTTGGTTAACAATGGAAAAAAATACAAGAAACAAGAGAAAATTTCCAATACAAGTTTATGAAGGACTCAAAGATTGTCAAGATTTGTTTCATAAATATCTTATGATTGCACAGGGAGGAATATATACAGCCCCGACATTAGTTCAAACGGTTCTTGGATCGTGCGTTTCTGTAACAATGTATTGTTCGAAACGTCGGTGGGGTGGAATTTTTCATGCCTTGCTTCCGAGTGCTGGTAATTTTCCAAATAACAAATCCCATAGCGATCCTTACCGCTTTGTAGACTCAGCTATATGGACTCTATTGCGTGATTTTTCAAAATCAGGAATTTCAGCAAGCAGCCTTGAGTGCAAAGTTTTTGGAGGCGCCTCCCCTTTGAATCATCATTGCAATTCCTCGGCAGGAAATCGCAATGTCCAAGTTGCTATGGAGGTCCTCGCCGAGGCGGGGGCTACTGTTGCAGCTTCATCTGTGGGAGGGACTGGTGGGCGGAAAATTTTTTTCCGTACGGATACGGGAATGGTTCTTCAAAAACGGTTCTCCGTCACATCATGCAGGGACTGCAAGGAGTGAGACTTTTGCTATTGTGCAAATTTTGACATTATGAATAAAACTTATCTGTTAAAGGTGTTTGCTATAACACGCATTAAGTCTGCCAAATTAGTCGGTTTGCTGAGGTAGTCGGTCATACCAGCGGCGAGAAAATTTTCCCGGTCACCAGCCATGGCATAAGATGTAAGTGCAATAATAGGTATAGTCGCTTTTGGCTCTGTTTGCGAGGTTCGAATTTTTTTCGTTGCTTCGATACCGTCCATGATAGGCATCTGGATGTCCATGAGAATTATGTCAAAATCTTCCACGTTTAGAAGGTCTATTGCCTCTTTTCCATTCCAGGCGGAAACTACTGTATGCCCTGCTTTTTCTAAAAGCTTACGAACAGCAAACTGCGTTACGACATCGTCTTCAGCCAAGAGAACCCGGCAAGGTGTTTCTTTCTGGGTCGTTACGTCGCCAGAAAAATCTTGCTGAAGACTGTCGGATAGAATGCCAAAAGTGGCGCAAAAATGAAAGCTTGTGCCCACTCCGGCCTCGCTCTCAATAGAAATGTTGCCATCCATTAACTTGACGAGCTGTTTGCAAATTGTCAGGCCCAGCCCCGCGCCTTGGTGGCTCCGAGTGTACCCTTCAATAGCCTGGGCGAAGGGTTGAAACAAGATGGCAAGGCAGTCCTCAGGAATTCCGCAGCCAGTGTCCGATACCGTAAAAAAAACTCTCGCCTGATTATCCTTGAGGGCTGGCAATGGGTACGCTTCCACAGTGATTCGTCCTTGCTGTGTAAACTTGAAGGCGTTTCCGATTAGGTTGGTAAGTACCTGTTGAAGCCGGAGTGAGTCTCCCTCTACATTTGTTGGAATATTCGAATCTATGTAAAGCTCAAATTTGATTTTGGATTGCAATGTAAGGGGCATGAAAAGGTCAATGATCTCTTGCAGTGTTTCTTTGAAACAGAATGGATCTTTGCGAATTTCCATCTTTCCGGCCTCGATGCGTGACAGATCAAGGATGTCCGAAAGAAGGCGTGTCAGTCGGTTCGCGGATTGTAGCGCCAAGGTACAGCATTCCTGCTGTTCTTGGTTATGGGCTGTGGTTTCGAGAAGCTGGAGCATGCCCATGATACCGTTAAGCGGAGTGCGGATCTCATGGCTCATGTTTGCCAGAAATTCGGATTTGGCTTTACTGGCGGCCTGACTTTGCTCGGCCAACTCTTGGGCACGTAGGGTCGTAGCGTGGAGTCTGTCCAATGTGTTTTTCAGTTCGGTGACGTCTTGGAAAATAACCGCAAACTTGCGTGGTTCAGGGCAATAGGCAGAAACCTCGTAGTAGTAACCCAGTGACTTGGAATAGCTGGTAAATTTGGCCGGATCTCCGTTCAGGGCCACTTTGCCGAATCGTTCGATCCAGATCGGTTCTGTGTCTGGCATGATCTCCAGCACGGTACGGCCAACAATGTCTTCGGAGCGCAGGCCGGTCAGTCTTTCAAAAGCCGGGTTGACACTCAGGTATCGGTAGTCACATGGGGTACCGTTTTCGTTGGTAATTATTTCGTGCAGGGCGAAACCTGCGGTCATGGATTGGAACAATTGCTGGTAGTTATTTTCGGCCTGCTGCTGCCCGACAGCCTTCCAGACTGCGTCCATCAGGAGTTGCAACTGCAGGATGTCGGCCTCGGTGTAATCCATTTCCTTGTTGCCGACCCCGACCACGGCCACAATGGCGTTGTTCATGATCAGCGGAATGGTCAGAAAGCGGGTCAGCCGGATGTGTCCCTCGGGGCAGCCCTTGGACAGCGGATGCCCTGAAGAGTAATCGTTGACCAAGATGGGTTTGCGCTGACGCACGGCCTCTCCCCATAGGCCTGTTTCGGCCAGGGAGTAGCAGGTCTGTGGCTTGGCCACCCGGCATTGAGGCATGACGTTCCGAGACCAGCTGTTGAGCGAGAATTCTTGAGTCTTTTCGTTATAATGATAGATGTACCCGATCCTGCTTTCCGTGAGGCTGATTGCTTCGTCCAAGGACGCGTCCAAGAAAGATTGCAGGTTTTCCGACGGGCGTTGCAGCAGTCGAACCATGCTGGCCAGTCGCATGGTGGTGCGCTGCACGCTCTCCTCAGCCACCTTTCGCAGAGTAATATCCTGTATGAACCCACTGATGATCTGGGAGTCCGATCCTGGAAGGATTTCCAGTCGGGCTGTATCCGACAGCCAGATGATCTCGCCGTTAATTTTTCTGGCACGGAATTCGAAGTCTTGGACAAACCCGCGTCCGGTCAGGTTCTCAAGGAACAGCTCTCGCTCGGATGGATTGAAATAAAGTTGGGCTCCGATGTCAGAGATATGCTCTAAGGCCTCTTGGGCGGAATCGAATCCGAGCATCCGAGCCATGGCCAGATTTAGAGACACGAATGTGCCTTCCGGGCTGCTCATATATGCGCCAAGGGGCGCGTGATCAAAACGTTGGCGATACCGGGCTTCGCTGGCGGCCAAAGCAGCCTGAGTTTCCCGAAGCTGTTTTTTCAACTGGTGGCGCTGCAGTGCCATTTCGATGGTCACGGCCAACTCCCGTTCCTGGATCGGCTTGAAGATATAGTCACAGGGGGACACAATTTTAGTTTTTTGCAAAAGAAGGGCCTTGGGGAATTCCGTGACAAAAATTACGGGAGTGTCGTACTCCTTGGTGATGTCATGAACAGCCGCCTCAATGCCGTTCATGGGGCCGGCCAGTTCGATGTCCATGATGATCAAGTCGACGTCGGAGTTCTCGACAGACGCCAAGGCCTGCCGGCCGGTTGCCACTGGTGGCAGAGGTGTGTAGCCCATGCGAGTGAGCATGTCAGTTATGTGCAGGGCTAGGATGCCGTCGTCTTCCACGATCAGGATGGATGTCCGGGTCATACTGCCCTCCTGGCAGTTAAGGAAAAAAACAGGTTCATCCGGGTGAACATGCTTTTGATAAAATAAAAGGACATGGAGTTTATTGAGTTTTCATACAAATGAAAAACCAAGAGGATGAACCACCATGTCCATAAGCTTGCAAGTCCTTGTGGTTGGGCTGCCTGGCTATGATTGCTGCTGGCTGGAAATCTTAGGAATTGACCTATCGGGACCAAGCGTTCTGTAAACTCAAGATACTGGGGATTCATAAGGCCAAGTACGCTTTAACCGGATGAGTTTTGATGTTGGATTCAGAATGAATGCTGCAGTCTCATGTAGCCTACACCAGCGCTATACAGCATAAGCAAACCGCCTAAGGCTAAGGCAGCAGTATCGTCGCTGAAGCAGCCCAAGAAGCCGGTGGCACCAACGAGTAAGGGGAAAGTCTTGTATAGATGGTGAGGTAACCAAACGCGCATGGAATCTCCTATTTTCGAATTAGCAGGGGGGAGACGTCGAATTTGAGTTGCTCGCGCTGTGTCTATAAATTGATAGACATTTTAAGATATTCTGCACTAATGGTCTTGTGAGTTGCAAGAAAAAAAGTGTTACACATTCAGTAATACTAGTTTTTATTAATAGGGCATCAGTGAAGACCATTTTGTGTCTCGTAAATTATGAAAAGCCCCTGATGTGGCTGGACATCCTTAAGCGCTTAAAGAATCGAATATTTCATTAATTTCAAGGCATTAGACAGGAGGCCTGCAGTCCAAGGAATTCCGTATAAAATTTCACAGTCATCAACGTGCAGCCCGGTGACACCGCCCATGTGGCGCAGTGGTGGTAAAGCGGTATGAACAAGGCTGGGTATTGAATGGCCCGTGGTTTGAAAGTCAAATCTTTCAGATACCGGTTGCGCAAATCGTGATCGGTACCTGTTGACCTTTGGAAACCGGATCGTTTCTCAAGGAGGTTGAAGGGTGATGAGCTATTTTGCGTCGACTCGAGCTTTGCTGCCTCGATTCTCTGTGAATCACCCATCGTCCCCGGATTCCATGTAAGGAACCAATTTCAAACGTGTTTTGCCTCAGGACTCGCAGGCGAGCCCTGGCTGTAAAGTATCAATCAGGCAGTGCAGACTATCTAAATCACAGGTCTATCTATGCGGACATATCCTCGCCCTAAAAAATGTTGAAGGCCAATTTTAGACACCGCCTGGGTGGGAATCGGGTGGGACTTTTGTTCCAAAATATGCTTTTGTCTGAAAAAATCAGACTCATTGAATAAAAAAATGGCAACAATTTTAGCTTGTTGCCATAAAGTGAGGAGGTTGTAAAACTTAGAGTGCCTGTCTTCGAATCCGTTGGTCGCATGTTCGAATCATGCAGGGCGGGCCAGGAATAACAGAGGCTTACGTGCTTTTTCGCCGTAAGCCTTTTGTTGTCTGCTGAGCAGTTTAGCACTTTCGGTTATACATCCTTTCCGGGAGACAGCGCCGGGGCGGTCGTCCAGATGCGGCCATTGCCGGACTGTCCCGCTTCATTACTACCAGGACCAGACCGGGACTCCCCGCACGAACGGCCGAACCGCAGCCTACGCGCATCCCTCGTCGCTTAAGGGACCGGAAACGCTCCCCCTCTCAAAAGCGGAATTCCACTTTCACACCGACGTGGTGCTCCGCGATTTCACCGCCGTCGCTCGTGCTGTATTCGTATCGCATCTCCCCTCGCAACCCCTTGGCCGCGAGGGTCAGACCCGCGCCCAAGAGCAGACGGTCCCTCGTAAAATCGCTGTCAATGGCGAAGTCGGAATCGTAGCCGTCGAAACGAGCCTGGATCTCCTCCCCGTCCGAAATAAGCGCGTGGGTCCACTGGATGCGCGCTTCGGGAAAGAGCGACGCCCCGTCGAGGGGGATGAGCCTGCCTGCACGCAGACCAGCGGACGAATGGATAGAGAAGATGTCCTCGGAAGCGATATCGAGGTCCATGGGCGCAGCGTCCTTCTCGTCGACCGCATCCTCATGCAGATAAAGTCCGGCGAGCCTGGCATAGGGCAGAATACGCCACCCTTGGCCAGTAACAACATGCCCCACTCCCAGGCCGAGACTGGCATCGTGCGCCCAATGCCTGGCGTCGGCGGTCGAATCCATGAACGCCACGTCCCTGGTCGTGACGATACGCGACCGACCGCCGCCGAGGCTGGCCGCGACGTAAGGCCCGCCCTCTCCAGGGTGCCGCCGCCAGAGCGAATGCACATAGCCCCGCACGGAGGTGACTTCGGCGCGGTTGGCATCGCCGTCGCCGTCCATGACATGGTTGAGCAGCGCAAAAGTAGCGCCCGTAGTCCAGTGGCCGCCGCTTTTTTCCGCGCCGAGAAAGGAATTCGTGGTTTGCGTTTCCAGACCCGGGACCACGCCGTCGGAATCCCGGGCCCCGACCGCCCCCGACACGCTTCCCCAGAACGCCCACTGCCCGGCGCCTTGCTCTGCGGTCGCGTTTGAACAGGGCTCCGACATACGGAAGGCCTGTTCCTCCAGTCGTCCAAGAATTGTTTCCGTTTCCAGAAGGGAAAGATCCACGAGGGCGCGCCGGGTCGCCGCATGGATGCCCGGAGCCATGTCGGCCAGCGCGGCGCGCAGGTCGCCCAGGTCCATGTTGTCGATACCGAGAAGGGCAGCCCCCATGTCGCCCGTCGCGTCGAGACGGAACCGGTCCAACGCGGCCCCCACGCTGCGCTGGCCGGAACCGGCGGCCAGGGACGCGTAGGCGTTGCGGGTAAGGATCAGGTCCAAACCAGAGGATGACCCGCTCAATTCCGTGGTCAGGACTGCCGGGGACGCAATGCTGGAAAACACCCCTTCGAGCCCGCTCGAGGTCAGGACGGGATACGTCCCCCCGGCCAGGTAATCCACGAGGCGCAGCTGCAGGCCTCCGTCCAGGTACGCCTGCCCGGAGACGTCCAGGACGTCATGCTGCCCGCGCCCGAACTCCAGGATCAGCAGCCCGCCTGCGTCTTGGCGATAGTCGCCGTCGACGGTGATGACGCCTATGGAATTGCCCGGGGCCACGACGCCGGAAAGGTTCCGCACGTCGCCGGTGAACACCCCGCCGCCACCCAGGGTGCTGCCCGAGGAGAACACGCTGTCGCCGATGACATGCCCGTTGTTGACCACTACGGATCCCTGGCTTGCGACAATTCCATAGGCGGTACCGGAGTCGGTTTCGGCGGAAATGACCCC
This Desulfomicrobium apsheronum DNA region includes the following protein-coding sequences:
- a CDS encoding response regulator, which codes for MTRTSILIVEDDGILALHITDMLTRMGYTPLPPVATGRQALASVENSDVDLIIMDIELAGPMNGIEAAVHDITKEYDTPVIFVTEFPKALLLQKTKIVSPCDYIFKPIQERELAVTIEMALQRHQLKKQLRETQAALAASEARYRQRFDHAPLGAYMSSPEGTFVSLNLAMARMLGFDSAQEALEHISDIGAQLYFNPSERELFLENLTGRGFVQDFEFRARKINGEIIWLSDTARLEILPGSDSQIISGFIQDITLRKVAEESVQRTTMRLASMVRLLQRPSENLQSFLDASLDEAISLTESRIGYIYHYNEKTQEFSLNSWSRNVMPQCRVAKPQTCYSLAETGLWGEAVRQRKPILVNDYSSGHPLSKGCPEGHIRLTRFLTIPLIMNNAIVAVVGVGNKEMDYTEADILQLQLLMDAVWKAVGQQQAENNYQQLFQSMTAGFALHEIITNENGTPCDYRYLSVNPAFERLTGLRSEDIVGRTVLEIMPDTEPIWIERFGKVALNGDPAKFTSYSKSLGYYYEVSAYCPEPRKFAVIFQDVTELKNTLDRLHATTLRAQELAEQSQAASKAKSEFLANMSHEIRTPLNGIMGMLQLLETTAHNQEQQECCTLALQSANRLTRLLSDILDLSRIEAGKMEIRKDPFCFKETLQEIIDLFMPLTLQSKIKFELYIDSNIPTNVEGDSLRLQQVLTNLIGNAFKFTQQGRITVEAYPLPALKDNQARVFFTVSDTGCGIPEDCLAILFQPFAQAIEGYTRSHQGAGLGLTICKQLVKLMDGNISIESEAGVGTSFHFCATFGILSDSLQQDFSGDVTTQKETPCRVLLAEDDVVTQFAVRKLLEKAGHTVVSAWNGKEAIDLLNVEDFDIILMDIQMPIMDGIEATKKIRTSQTEPKATIPIIALTSYAMAGDRENFLAAGMTDYLSKPTNLADLMRVIANTFNR
- a CDS encoding autotransporter domain-containing protein, with the translated sequence MPALPNAFDLRDVGGRAYIGPVKNQGLMGTCYAFGAVAAAESTYNRSMGLYDERGVRFSESFIIWSLSPYYEGFGPYSGADFDYDELQALVDYGLPTEEEFPYATSPPKDLHWDAERVRFGSWHRIPANDIETMKHVIQTFGAIDAAVYVEDAFINHEGGVFSDAYSSPLTSVEYHTPTNHAISLIGWDDNAGGEGQGAWILRNSWGPSWGTDGYMLIDYTSAAVATSGIYLVYGDWTGEDFRLENTADIDAVLEYSGHQPVARGIYEWGGNGAFIGNTAQIRSEAAVDSGSPHVHGIFLWAGDESVVANGGVVTARAFTDEGQATAYGICMQGRDVVNAGEVSAFAGSLNDGRVTAYGVRQFGFDGDATFDNTGSILAEARTGSGWAYGYFGNRIGRAVNSGQILANATDLAVGLLVEDTARVVNSGGISAEAGAGTADGALIQGAILTNDGHIGAVGAEKARGMYGTEGSVFSNSGTVSAFSESGRAVGVELWGSTLQNTGTGVISAETDSGTAYGIVASQGSVVVNNGHVIGDSVFSSGSTLGGGGVFTGDVRNLSGVVAPGNSIGVITVDGDYRQDAGGLLILEFGRGQHDVLDVSGQAYLDGGLQLRLVDYLAGGTYPVLTSSGLEGVFSSIASPAVLTTELSGSSSGLDLILTRNAYASLAAGSGQRSVGAALDRFRLDATGDMGAALLGIDNMDLGDLRAALADMAPGIHAATRRALVDLSLLETETILGRLEEQAFRMSEPCSNATAEQGAGQWAFWGSVSGAVGARDSDGVVPGLETQTTNSFLGAEKSGGHWTTGATFALLNHVMDGDGDANRAEVTSVRGYVHSLWRRHPGEGGPYVAASLGGGRSRIVTTRDVAFMDSTADARHWAHDASLGLGVGHVVTGQGWRILPYARLAGLYLHEDAVDEKDAAPMDLDIASEDIFSIHSSAGLRAGRLIPLDGASLFPEARIQWTHALISDGEEIQARFDGYDSDFAIDSDFTRDRLLLGAGLTLAAKGLRGEMRYEYSTSDGGEIAEHHVGVKVEFRF